In one Oryza glaberrima chromosome 2, OglaRS2, whole genome shotgun sequence genomic region, the following are encoded:
- the LOC127761956 gene encoding protein JOKA2: MSGRSSPMYEGLASRPDEWDVVLKVKYGETLKRFGGYVQGPQFSLNLSALRSKIASAFKFGSDVDFILTYTDEDGDIVMLDDDDDLHDAAIHQKLNPLRINVQLNNSHTAAPQAKQQDSDNIPLRSTTTEDPLAHIKSVIDEVLKPISMKSIQEPVPETLAKLSHEVLEAASPQLAELIKPFVKLVTPSNNNPSNGHADGSCSSSTGLPQTQVDPKTNDEPKIDTSLGSQPLDTQNSKSSGARGLKTVSVEAPATSGVKSSQGQQASLYPSIEELLFSPFLPNSGDDKSASKGISDAQSKGKSVMTSATPPTPPAAPAFRPAPPIPSLNDWSQPPARGSTFYPSIWQSEADPKANSDSRWRVPLCRAGHPFRPHAPLSRPPPPMPAPMSYGPSPHFPYPGRLLSSGHLHGDLGNNIENSPARTFHRWIQCDGCGVQPIVGPRYKSKTKEDYDLCDACFHRMGNEVEYTRIDKPLLPQRLLRDPTLCRKIHSRAAMKSKREKLESRFILDVTVLDGTLMAPSTPFTKIWRMHNNGSIMWPLGTQLIWVGGDQFALQTYVPLEIPVDGFPVDQEIDVAVDFVAPARPGRYISYWRLASPSGQKFGQRVWVHIQVEDPSFVSNNRTAAINLNLPPESNITNTSNLIDVNIEPVDQVFNQHVNSTNKELLEHLIHHQIDEPKNPEPAPLPVPIVSSTTSLHPIIDVDVPSSSTAAAFVPVFDEPAPEPAVTPVPPTVNVPAGNAPASVGASSSDHHGIDNLTEEKLLKELEEMGFRQVDLNKEILRQNKYNLEQSVDDLCGVSEWDPLLAELQEMGFEDTEINKEMLEKNGGSIKRAVMDLIAREKKDQ, translated from the exons ATGTccggccggagctcgccgaTGTACGAGGGGCTCGCGTCGCGTCCCGACGAGTGGGACGTCGTCCTCAAG GTGAAGTATGGTGAAACTCTTAAGAGGTTCGGTGGGTATGTGCAAGGACCACAATTCAGCCTGAACTTATCTGCCCTCCGGTCCAAGATTGCATCTGCTTTTAAGTTTGGTTCGGATGTCGACTTCATTCTGACTTACACTGATGAGGATGGGGATATTGTCATgctggatgatgatgatgatctgcATGATGCTGCTATTCATCAGAAACTGAACCCCCTCAGGATTAATGTTCAGTTAAACAACAGCCACACTGCAGCACCTCAGGCCAAACAGCAGGATTCAGATAATATACCTCTCAGGTCCACCACCACTGAAGACCCACTAGCTCATATTAAATCAGTTATCGATGAGGTTTTGAAGCCGATATCTATGAAGTCCATCCAGGAGCCAGTTCCTGAGACACTTGCGAAGCTGTCCCATGAAGTACTTGAAGCCGCATCACCACAATTAGCTGAGCTAATAAAACCTTTTGTTAAACTGGTTACACCAAGCAACAACAACCCATCTAATGGGCATGCTGATGGTTCCTGCAGCTCCTCAACTGGTTTGCCCCAAACACAGGTTGATCCCAAAACTAATGACGAGCCCAAAATAGACACAAGTTTGGGGTCGCAACCCTTGGACACGCAGAACTCCAAATCATCTGGTGCTAGAGGTCTTAAGACTGTGTCAGTTGAGGCTCCTGCTACATCGGGTGTTAAATCTTCTCAAGGTCAACAGGCATCATTATACCCTTCCATTGAGGAGTTgctgttctccccctttttaccGAACTCAGGTGATGACAAATCTGCCAGCAAGGGAATTAGTGATGCTCAAAGCAAGGGAAAATCTGTTATGACCTCTGCTACACCACCTACCcctcctgctgctcctgcttTCCGTCCAGCTCCTCCAATTCCATCTCTGAATGATTGGTCTCAGCCACCAGCACGTGGATCGACATTTTACCCATCTATTTGGCAGTCTGAAGCTGATCCAAAAGCCAATAGTGATTCCAGATGGCGTGTTCCATTGTGCAGAGCTGGCCATCCATTCCGACCCCATGCTCCCCTGAGCCGTCCACCCCCACCAATGCCTGCACCAATGAGCTATGGACCTTCTCCACATTTTCCTTACCCTGGCCGCCTCTTGTCCTCTGGCCATCTGCATGGAGACCTTGGTAATAACATTGAGAACTCACCAGCACGCACATTCCATAGATGGATTCAGTGTGATGGTTGTGGAGTGCAACCAATTGTTGGGCCTCGATACAAGTCTAAAAC AAAAGAAGATTATGATTTGTGTGATGCCTGCTTTCATCGCATGGGCAATGAGGTCGAGTACACCAGGATTGACAAGCCACTCTTACCCCAGAGATTACTGAGAGACCCTACATTG TGTCGCAAGATCCATTCACGGGCTGCGATGAAGTCAAAGCGGGAGAAACTTGAAAGTCGCTTCATTTTGGATGTAACTGTCCTGGATGGAACATTGATGGCACCTTCAACTCCGTTTACTAAGATTTGGCGCATGCATAACAATGGGTCTATCATGTGGCCCTTGGGCACACAGCTTATATGGGTTGGTGGCGACCAGTTTGCACTGCAGACCTATGTTCCATTAGAG ATTCCAGTGGACGGGTTTCCTGTTGATCAGGAGATTGATGTTGCTGTTGATTTTGTGGCACCTGCAAGGCCTGGGAGGTATATATCTTACTGGAGGTTAGCATCACCTTCTGGCCAGAAATTTGGTCAGCGTGTTTGGGTTCACATCCAG GTGGAGGATCCTTCTTTTGTCAGTAACAACAGGACTGCCGCTATAAACTTGAATTTGCCCCCAGAAAGCAATATCACAAACACAAGTAATTTGATTGATGTCAATATTGAGCCTGTGGATCAAGTCTTCAACCAACATGTCAATAGCACAAACAAGGAGTTACTTGAACATTTGATACACCACCAGATTGACGAGCCCAAGAATCCTGAGCCTGCTCCATTACCTGTGCCCATTGTTTCTTCCACAACATCTCTTCACCCCATCATTGATGTTGATGTTCCCTCCAGTTcaactgctgctgcttttgtgcCTGTCTTTGATGAGCCTGCGCCTGAACCTGCTGTGACTCCTGTGCCTCCAACTGTTAATGTGCCTGCTGGTAATGCACCTGCGTCTGTTGGTGCATCATCATCTGATCATCATGGCATTGACAATCTCACAGAAGAGAAACTGCTGAAGGAACTTGAGGAAATGGGTTTTAGGCAGGTCGATCTGAACAAGGAGATACTCAGGCAGAACAAGTACAACCTGGAGCAGTCTGTCGATGATCTCTGTGGCGTCAGCGAGTGGGACCCTCTCCTGGCGGAGTTGCAGGAAATG ggCTTCGAGGACACTGAGATAAACAAGGAGATGCTCGAGAAGAACGGAGGAAGCATCAAGCGGGCTGTGATGGACCTCATCGCTAGGGAGAAGAAAGACCAGTGA
- the LOC127762212 gene encoding ribosomal RNA-processing protein 8: MEHLQEAAAAAAGGRKRRRRGGGRNRRKHQASSSSGAAASASPPSPPAKRQRGDDAAPKGRGSKPKPASLLDKMRARLSGGHFRMLNEKLYTCSGQDAFDYFTNEPDLFDVYHAGYREQMSHWPEQPVNVIINWLKSHSASWTVADFGCGNAAVSKNVKNKVFSIDLVSEDPSVIACDMAHTPLESSSVDVAIFCLSLMGTNYPSYIEEANRVLKPSGWLLIAEVRSRLDPNTAGADPDKFCEAISKLGFSLVSKDAKNKMFILFHFRKKEKSKVVKNIDWPQLKPCLYKRR; this comes from the exons atGGAGCATctgcaggaggcggcggcggcggcagccggcggccgcaagcggcgccgccgaggaggcggccggaacCGCCGGAAGCACCAGGCTTCGTCCTCttcgggggcggcggcgtcggcgtccccGCCCTCCCCTCCTGCGAAGCGGCAGCGCGGGGACGACGCCGCGCCCAAGGGACGGGGCAGCAAGCCGAAGCCCGCGAGCCTCCTCGACAAG ATGCGTGCAAGGTTATCTGGTGGTCATTTCAGAATGTTAAATGAGAAACTATACACTTGCAG tggACAAGATGCATTTGACTACTTCACCAATGAGCCTGATCTTTTTGATGTG taTCATGCAGGATATCGAGAGCAAATGTCGCATTGGCCAGAGCAACCAGTAAATGTTATAATCAATTGGTTGAAGAGTCATAGTGCATCTTGGACAGTTGCAGATTTTGGCTGTG GCAATGCAGCAGTTTCTAAAAATGTGAAGAACAAGGTTTTCTCCATCGATCTTGTTTCAGAGGACCCTTCAGTCATTGCCTGTGATATGGCTCAT ACTCCATTGGAGTCATCCTCTGTAGATGTGGCAATTTTTTGTCTGTCTTTAATGGGAACAAACTATCCGAGTTATATAGAGGAAGCAAACCGAGTTCTCAAACCAAG TGGTTGGCTTCTTATTGCTGAAGTGAGGAGTAGGCTAGACCCAAACACTGCAGGTGCTGATCCTGATAAATTTTGTGAGGCCATCAGCAAGCTTGGGTTTTCCCTTGTTTCGAAG GATGCGAAAAACAAAATGTTCATTCTGTTCCATTTCCGGAAAAAG GAAAAGAGTAAggtggtcaaaaacatcgattGGCCTCAGTTGAAACCTTGCTTGTACAAACGGCGATGA
- the LOC127762466 gene encoding uncharacterized protein LOC127762466, with product MLQFPALMRQWPSPPLIPASTLLPVPATTQEDELLLAMAESDLEDKLNEIRKTNSNLVIIGKPTGDVKEEYDAEAEDDDADNVEESDGDDFDQETG from the exons ATGCTGCAGTTCCCGGCGCTGATGCGGCagtggccgtcgccgccgctgatcCCGGCGTCCACGCTGCTCCCCGTCCCCGCCACCACCCAGGaggacgagctcctcctcgcCATGGCCGAGTCCGACCTCGAGGACAAG cTGAACGAGATCCGCAAGACCAACAGTAACCTGGTGATCATAGGCAAGCCCACCGGCGACGTCAAGGAGGAGTacgacgccgaggccgaggacgacgacgccgacaaCGTCGAGGAGTCCGACGGAGACGACTTCGACCAGGAGACCGGCTGA
- the LOC127761957 gene encoding plant intracellular Ras-group-related LRR protein 2: MDPTPQSHPILAYVLSRLPSLLPVSPSLSTPRARDIEQPSPRAPSGAAEFDLVSRMPGLRHPSVLSAMTRAVADVSSARDALRLLGPRPDHELVDSARAFLRSHAATASAAEEAEEEEEDEKVAKSREVVRLDEAHESYGGLLREAEERLDRVYRTAMRGRDMQVVAAAHGGGGEEEAGVVDDEVVRVLRDAEEGKAVERLLLADRQLRHLPEQLGRIRGLLVLDVSRNQLKNVPDAIGGLEHLEELRLASNALVSLPDSIGLLTSLKILDVSGNKLRSLPDSISKCRSLVELDVSYNVLSYLPTGIGQEMARLEKLWVHLNKLRSLPSSVCEMRSLRLLDAHFNQLRGLPAGIGRLAALESLNLSSNFSDMRDLPASFGDLLGLRELDLSNNQIHALPDCFGRLQRLERLRLDQNPLAVPPKEVVAGGVGAVKEYMARRWRDARAEEERRGSAVAESPRVSTPKEWLVRSVSSLGSWVSDVTRYGAGQDKAAAEEGEDAYLQQNL, encoded by the exons ATGGATCCGACGCCGCAGTCGCACCCGATCCTGGCGTACGTGCTGTCGCGGCTCCCGTCGCTGCTGCCggtgtcgccgtcgctgtccacCCCGCGCGCGCGGGACATCGAGCAGCCGTCCCCGCGGGCGCCGTCGGGCGCCGCGGAGTTCGACCTCGTCAGCCGCATGCCGGGGCTCCGCCACCCGTCCGTCCTCTCCGCCATgacgcgcgccgtcgccgacgtctCCTCGGCGCGCGacgcgctccgcctcctcgGCCCCCGCCCCGACCACGAGCTCGTCGACTCCGCccgcgccttcctccgctcccacgccgccaccgcctccgccgccgaagaggccgaagaggaggaggaggacgagaagGTGGCGAAGAGCCGGGAGGTGGTGCGGCTGGACGAGGCGCACGAGTCGTACGGTGGCTTGctgcgggaggcggaggagaggctGGATCGCGTGTACCGGACGGCGATGAGAGGGAGGGACATGCaggtggtggccgcggcgcacggcggcggcggggaggaggaggccggggtGGTGGACGACGAGGTGGTGCGGGTGCTCCGGGACGCGGAGGAAGGGAAGGCGGTggagcgcctcctcctcgccgaccggCAGCTCCGCCACCTGCCCGAGCAGCTCGGCCGGATCCgcggcctcctcgtcctcgacgTCTCGCGAAATCAGCTCAAG AATGTCCCGGATGCCATAGGCGGGCTCGAACACCTGGAAGAGCTTCGCCTCGCTTCCAACGCGTTGGTCTCCCTCCCGGACTCCATAGGCCTCCTCACCAGCCTCAAGATCCTCGACGTCTCGGGCAACAAGCTGAGGTCTCTCCCCGACAGCATCTCAAAATGCAG GTCGCTGGTGGAGCTGGACGTGAGCTACAACGTGCTGTCGTACCTCCCGACGGGGATCGGGCAGGAGATGGCGAGGCTGGAGAAGCTGTGGGTGCACCTGAACAAGCTGCGGTCGCTGCCGTCGTCGGTGTGCGAGATGCGGTCGCTGCGCCTCCTGGACGCGCACTTCAACCAGCTCCGGGGGCTCCCCGCGGGGATCGGGAGGCTGGCGGCGCTGGAGTCGCTCAACCTCAGCAGCAACTTCAGCGACATGCGCGACCTCCCGGCGTCGTTCGGGGACCTGCTCGGCCTGCGCGAGCTCGACCTCAGCAACAACCAGATACACGCGCTCCCGGACTGCTTCGGCCGCCTCCAGCGCCTCGAGCGGCTCCGCCTCGACCAGAACCCGCTCGCCGTGCCCCCCAaggaggtggtggccggcggcgtcggcgccgtcaAGGAGTACATGGCCAGGCGGTGGCGCGACGCCCgcgccgaggaggagcgccgGGGCAGCGCCGTCGCCGAGAGCCCCAGGGTGTCGACGCCCAAGGAGTGGCTGGTGCGCAGCGTCTCGTCGCTGGGTAGCTGGGTGTCCGACGTCACGAGGTACGGCGCCGGCCaggacaaggcggcggcggaggagggggaggacgcCTACCTCCAGCAGAATCTGTGA